The Microbacterium foliorum genome has a window encoding:
- a CDS encoding antibiotic biosynthesis monooxygenase, with the protein MSSEPITVSIRREVDPEHVAAATAWVQTGVNLAHRYPGFLGSGWVRDGEDSHVWHMLYRFTDEKSLIAWEQSGEREWWKSTGDQFVRSERVKRRTGIEGWFDEPTTDTITLPRADGSTTTVAMVSTPPRWKQAISIWLGFFPVNLAFTYAMSPVPGWNELPIWLRVLTTTVVLTPIMAYWVLPFVTRSLRRWLTR; encoded by the coding sequence ATGTCCAGCGAACCCATCACCGTCTCCATCCGCCGCGAGGTCGACCCCGAGCATGTGGCCGCAGCCACCGCGTGGGTGCAGACCGGCGTGAACCTCGCGCACCGGTACCCGGGATTCCTCGGCTCCGGCTGGGTGCGCGACGGCGAGGACTCGCACGTCTGGCACATGCTCTACCGCTTCACCGACGAGAAGTCACTGATCGCATGGGAGCAGTCGGGCGAGCGCGAGTGGTGGAAGTCGACCGGAGACCAGTTCGTGCGCAGCGAGCGCGTGAAGCGCCGCACCGGCATCGAGGGCTGGTTCGACGAGCCGACCACCGACACGATCACACTGCCCCGTGCAGACGGATCGACCACCACGGTCGCGATGGTGAGCACGCCTCCGCGGTGGAAGCAGGCCATCTCGATCTGGCTCGGATTCTTCCCCGTCAACCTGGCCTTCACCTACGCGATGAGCCCGGTTCCCGGCTGGAACGAGCTGCCCATCTGGCTGCGCGTGCTGACCACGACCGTGGTGCTCACGCCGATCATGGCCTACTGGGTGCTGCCCTTCGTCACCCGGTCGCTGCGTCGCTGGCTCACCCGCTGA
- the araA gene encoding L-arabinose isomerase translates to MPRTPLTTSLDGYEVWFLTGSQHLYGPETLAQVAEQSQQIARLLDEAGEVPVKIVWKPVLTDSAAIKRTALEANADEKVVGLIAWMHTFSPAKMWIAGLDALQKPLAHLHTQANVELPWADIDFDFMNLNQAAHGDREFGYIQTRLGVPRKTVVGHASDPRVRQEIATWQRAAAGLAASRSLKLARFGDNMRFVAVTEGDKTEAELRFGVQVNTWGVNDLADAVAAASASEIDALVAEYEELYEVVPELRRGGERHQSLRDGAAIEIGLRSFLEEGGFGAFTTSFEDLGALTQLPGLAVQRLMAEGYGFGAEGDWKTAILVRIANVMGSGLPGGASLMEDYTYDMTPGDELILGAHMLEVSPSLTTAKPTLEIHPLGIGGKDDPVRLVFTADPGPAIVVALSDMRDRFRLTANVVENVPPRQSLPKLPVGRAVWKPQPDFTTSAAAWLTAGAAHHTVMSTAVGLEAFRDFAEMAEVELLVIDDDTTLPEFQKQVRWNQAYYRLAQGL, encoded by the coding sequence ATGCCCCGCACCCCGCTCACCACCTCGCTCGACGGCTACGAGGTCTGGTTCCTCACCGGCAGCCAGCACCTCTACGGTCCCGAGACGCTCGCGCAGGTCGCCGAGCAGTCTCAGCAGATCGCCCGCCTCCTCGACGAGGCGGGGGAGGTTCCGGTGAAGATCGTGTGGAAGCCGGTGCTCACCGATTCCGCCGCCATCAAGCGCACCGCCCTCGAGGCCAACGCCGATGAGAAGGTGGTCGGCCTGATCGCCTGGATGCACACGTTCAGCCCCGCGAAGATGTGGATCGCCGGTCTCGACGCGCTGCAGAAGCCGCTCGCCCACCTGCACACGCAGGCGAACGTGGAGCTGCCCTGGGCCGACATCGACTTCGACTTCATGAACCTGAACCAGGCCGCGCACGGCGACCGCGAGTTCGGCTACATCCAGACCCGTCTCGGCGTGCCGCGCAAGACCGTGGTAGGCCACGCGAGCGACCCCCGGGTGCGTCAGGAGATCGCCACGTGGCAGCGCGCGGCGGCCGGGCTCGCCGCCTCGCGTTCGCTCAAGCTCGCCCGCTTCGGCGACAACATGCGCTTCGTCGCGGTGACCGAGGGCGACAAGACCGAGGCCGAGCTGCGCTTCGGCGTGCAGGTCAACACGTGGGGCGTGAACGATCTGGCGGATGCGGTCGCCGCGGCATCCGCGTCCGAGATCGACGCCCTCGTGGCCGAGTACGAGGAGCTGTACGAGGTCGTCCCCGAGCTGCGCCGCGGTGGTGAGCGCCACCAGTCGCTGCGCGACGGCGCCGCGATCGAGATCGGTCTGCGGTCGTTCCTCGAAGAGGGCGGCTTCGGCGCCTTCACCACTTCGTTCGAGGACCTCGGAGCGCTGACGCAGCTGCCCGGCCTCGCGGTGCAGCGCCTGATGGCCGAGGGCTACGGATTCGGTGCCGAGGGCGACTGGAAGACGGCGATCCTCGTGCGGATCGCCAACGTCATGGGGTCGGGGCTGCCCGGCGGGGCGAGCCTCATGGAGGACTACACCTACGACATGACGCCCGGTGACGAGCTGATCCTCGGTGCGCACATGCTCGAGGTCTCGCCGTCGCTCACGACCGCGAAGCCCACTCTCGAGATCCATCCGCTCGGCATCGGCGGCAAGGACGACCCGGTGCGACTGGTCTTCACGGCAGACCCCGGTCCCGCGATCGTCGTCGCGCTCAGCGACATGCGCGACCGGTTCCGCCTCACTGCGAACGTCGTCGAGAACGTGCCGCCGCGTCAGTCGCTGCCCAAGCTCCCCGTCGGTCGCGCCGTCTGGAAGCCGCAGCCCGACTTCACCACCTCGGCGGCCGCCTGGCTGACCGCGGGAGCCGCGCACCACACGGTCATGTCGACGGCCGTCGGGCTGGAGGCGTTCCGGGACTTCGCCGAGATGGCAGAGGTCGAGCTGCTCGTGATCGACGACGACACCACTCTGCCCGAGTTCCAGAAGCAGGTGCGCTGGAACCAGGCGTACTACCGACTCGCGCAGGGGCTGTGA
- a CDS encoding aldose 1-epimerase family protein, translated as MTQGAAPAVDVVTAARLRSGRQLRIASHGYEAVIASVGASLRVLTIDGRDLVVPFDADEVRPGYRGTTLAPWPNRIVDGRYTFGGVEHRLALTEPTRGQALHGLLAWTEFEDRLVLDDRVVLAAVIEPQTGYPFRVEVETEYRLDAEGLHQTVTAHNLGADAAPWGTGPHPYLVAGSGRVDDWTLTLPASDVLTVTPDRLSPVAVEGVTAHPHWDFRTARPIADVFIDHAFTGLAREGGVAEVRVVTDAGTGVAMTFDERCPWVQVHTADNPGIDAIHRIGLAVEPMTCPPDAFNSGTDLVVLEPGDQHSASWRIAAI; from the coding sequence ATGACGCAGGGCGCCGCACCGGCCGTCGATGTCGTGACCGCCGCACGTCTGCGCTCCGGCCGACAGCTGCGCATCGCGAGTCACGGATACGAGGCGGTCATCGCGAGCGTCGGCGCCTCGCTGCGCGTGCTCACGATCGACGGGCGCGACCTGGTCGTGCCGTTCGACGCCGACGAGGTGCGCCCCGGATACCGCGGCACCACACTCGCGCCGTGGCCGAACCGCATCGTCGACGGCCGCTACACCTTCGGCGGGGTCGAACACCGGCTGGCGCTCACCGAGCCCACGCGGGGGCAGGCACTGCACGGGCTCCTGGCGTGGACCGAGTTCGAGGACCGTCTCGTGCTCGACGACCGCGTCGTGCTCGCCGCCGTCATCGAGCCGCAGACCGGGTACCCGTTCCGTGTCGAGGTCGAGACCGAGTACCGTCTCGATGCCGAGGGGCTGCATCAGACCGTGACCGCGCACAACCTCGGGGCGGATGCCGCGCCGTGGGGCACCGGACCGCATCCGTACCTCGTCGCAGGCTCCGGCCGGGTCGACGACTGGACGCTGACGCTGCCGGCATCCGACGTGCTCACGGTGACCCCCGACCGGTTGAGTCCTGTCGCGGTCGAGGGCGTGACCGCGCATCCGCACTGGGACTTCCGCACCGCGCGCCCGATCGCCGACGTCTTCATCGACCACGCGTTCACGGGCCTCGCCCGCGAGGGCGGTGTGGCCGAGGTGCGCGTGGTGACGGATGCCGGGACCGGCGTCGCGATGACGTTCGACGAGCGGTGCCCGTGGGTGCAGGTGCACACGGCCGACAACCCCGGGATCGACGCGATCCACCGCATCGGCCTCGCGGTCGAGCCGATGACCTGTCCGCCCGACGCGTTCAACTCCGGAACCGACCTGGTCGTGCTCGAGCCCGGCGACCAGCACTCCGCATCCTGGCGGATCGCCGCGATCTGA
- a CDS encoding thiolase family protein, whose protein sequence is MSTRSEAVLIDVVRTPVGRGKPGGALSGVHPVDLVAGALAAILERSGLDSRQIDDVLLGCVSQVGDQSSNIARQAVLAAGFDEGIPAATIDRQCGSSQQAVHFAAQGIVAGAYDAVIVGGVESMSRVPLGSSAAGGSPMSPRLRARYPEGLVNQGVSAELIAARWGLDRATLDEYAAESHRRAAAAWADGFFDRTVIPVAEAADAVADETVRAGTTAAGLAGLPAAFRTDALAARFPELDWRITPGNSSPLTDGASAALLMSAERADALGLTPRARFHAFTVVGDDPLMMLTGPIPATRRILERTGLSIDDLDAYEVNEAFASVPLAWAAEVGADAAKLNPRGGAIALGHALGSSGTRLLGTLIDQLDAVGGRFGLQTMCEGGGMANATIIERL, encoded by the coding sequence ATGAGCACGCGCAGCGAAGCCGTTCTGATCGATGTCGTCCGCACCCCCGTCGGGCGGGGCAAGCCGGGCGGCGCCCTGTCGGGTGTGCATCCGGTCGATCTCGTGGCCGGGGCGCTCGCCGCGATCCTCGAGCGCAGCGGTCTCGACTCGCGGCAGATCGACGACGTGCTGCTGGGCTGCGTGAGCCAGGTCGGCGACCAGTCGTCGAACATCGCCAGGCAGGCGGTGCTCGCCGCGGGCTTCGACGAGGGGATCCCTGCGGCGACGATCGACCGGCAGTGCGGGTCGAGCCAGCAGGCGGTGCACTTCGCCGCACAGGGGATCGTCGCCGGCGCCTACGATGCGGTGATCGTCGGGGGCGTCGAGTCGATGAGCAGGGTGCCGCTGGGGTCGTCCGCCGCGGGCGGCTCCCCGATGTCGCCTCGTCTGCGCGCGCGCTACCCCGAGGGGCTCGTGAACCAGGGCGTCTCGGCCGAGCTGATCGCCGCCCGTTGGGGGCTCGATCGAGCGACCCTCGACGAGTACGCGGCGGAGTCGCACCGCCGCGCCGCCGCCGCATGGGCCGACGGATTCTTCGACCGCACGGTCATCCCGGTCGCGGAGGCAGCGGATGCCGTGGCCGACGAGACCGTCCGTGCGGGCACGACGGCCGCGGGGCTCGCCGGGCTCCCGGCGGCATTCCGCACGGACGCGCTCGCGGCCCGCTTCCCGGAGCTGGACTGGCGGATCACCCCCGGCAACTCCTCGCCGCTCACCGACGGGGCGTCTGCCGCACTGCTGATGAGCGCCGAGCGCGCCGACGCCCTAGGGCTCACGCCTCGGGCACGGTTCCACGCCTTCACGGTGGTCGGTGACGACCCGCTGATGATGCTCACCGGGCCGATTCCCGCGACGCGGCGCATCCTGGAGCGCACCGGTCTCTCGATCGACGACCTCGACGCGTACGAGGTCAATGAGGCGTTCGCGTCGGTGCCCCTCGCGTGGGCGGCCGAGGTGGGGGCGGATGCCGCGAAGCTCAACCCGCGCGGGGGCGCGATCGCGCTCGGGCACGCGCTCGGATCGTCCGGCACCCGTCTGCTGGGCACGCTCATCGATCAGCTCGACGCGGTGGGCGGCCGGTTCGGTCTGCAGACCATGTGCGAGGGCGGCGGCATGGCGAACGCCACGATCATCGAACGCCTGTAG
- a CDS encoding L-ribulose-5-phosphate 4-epimerase gives MSNEAPAFSPEIAASIQTVRDDVARLHGELVRYGLVVWTGGNVSGRVPGADLFVIKPSGVSYDDLAPENMILCDLDGAVIPGTPGSDRSPSSDTAAHAYVYRHMPDVGGVVHTHSTFAVAWAARGEEIPCVITAMADEFGGPIPVGPFAIIGDDSIGRGIVQTLSGHRSRAVLMQNHGPFTIGADAKDAVKAAVMVEDVARTVHHAREAGPLIPIPQEAIDSLFARYQNVYGQNSDARR, from the coding sequence GTGAGCAACGAAGCCCCCGCCTTCTCCCCCGAGATCGCCGCATCGATCCAGACCGTCCGTGACGACGTCGCCCGCCTGCACGGCGAACTCGTGCGCTACGGGCTCGTGGTCTGGACCGGCGGAAACGTCTCGGGACGCGTCCCCGGCGCCGACCTGTTCGTGATCAAGCCCTCGGGAGTCAGCTACGACGACCTCGCGCCCGAGAACATGATCCTCTGCGACCTCGACGGCGCCGTGATCCCCGGAACGCCGGGCAGTGACCGCTCGCCCTCCAGCGACACCGCGGCCCACGCCTACGTCTATCGCCACATGCCCGACGTCGGCGGCGTCGTGCACACGCACTCGACCTTCGCGGTCGCCTGGGCGGCCCGCGGCGAAGAGATCCCCTGCGTCATCACGGCGATGGCCGACGAGTTCGGCGGACCCATCCCGGTCGGGCCGTTCGCGATCATCGGCGACGACTCGATCGGCCGGGGCATCGTGCAGACACTCTCCGGGCACCGCAGCCGCGCGGTCCTGATGCAGAACCACGGGCCGTTCACCATCGGCGCCGATGCGAAGGATGCCGTGAAGGCCGCCGTCATGGTCGAGGACGTCGCCCGCACCGTGCACCACGCCCGCGAGGCCGGCCCGCTGATCCCCATCCCGCAGGAGGCCATCGACAGCCTCTTCGCCCGCTACCAGAACGTCTACGGACAGAACTCGGACGCCCGACGATGA
- a CDS encoding xylulokinase yields MSDTTHSATTGSATTGSATTGSTTTGSTTTGSTTARDDIVAARTSLGIELGSTRIKACLIGSDATEVLATGSFAWENRLDGGLWTYDLDEVWAGLQAAYAELVADAERVHGVRPESFGAIGISAMMHGYLAFDAQSELLVPFRTWRNTNTGVAAAELTDLLGVNIPLRWSIAHLHQAVVDGEEHVPRLDFVTTLAGYVHTALTGRRVLGVGDASGMFPIDSATGDYDERMLQAYDALAADRLPASAGDLLPHVLPAGADAGTLTADGAALLDPTGGLRPGIPLCPPEGDAGTGMVATNSVSPRTGNVSAGTSIFAMVVLEGPLAQVHHELDLVTTPAGDAVAMVHCNNGASELAAWAGLFTRFSAAAGQPLDADAVFDALFREALEGEADAGGLLAYNHLAGEPIAGLTEGRPLFVRTPDSAFTLANFMRAQLYGVFGTLALGMQVLTAEGVRLDRMFAHGGMFRTAGVAQRFLAGALDAPVSVGELAAEGGAWGIAVLASYLAHADTRTLGEYLDGEVFAAASLAVAEPDPADVAGFTAYLDRYRAGLAIEAAATTAL; encoded by the coding sequence ATGAGCGACACGACCCACAGCGCCACGACCGGCAGCGCCACGACCGGCAGCGCCACGACCGGCAGCACCACGACCGGCAGCACCACGACCGGCAGCACCACCGCCCGCGACGACATCGTCGCCGCCCGCACGAGCCTGGGCATCGAGCTCGGCTCGACCCGCATCAAGGCGTGCCTGATCGGATCGGATGCGACCGAGGTGCTCGCCACCGGGTCGTTCGCGTGGGAGAACCGCCTCGACGGCGGCCTCTGGACCTACGATCTCGACGAGGTCTGGGCGGGCCTGCAGGCCGCGTACGCCGAGCTCGTCGCCGACGCGGAACGGGTGCACGGCGTGCGCCCCGAGTCGTTCGGCGCGATCGGGATCTCGGCGATGATGCACGGATACCTCGCGTTCGACGCGCAGAGCGAGCTGCTCGTGCCGTTCCGCACCTGGCGCAACACCAACACGGGCGTCGCCGCGGCCGAGCTGACCGACCTGCTCGGGGTGAACATCCCGCTGCGCTGGTCGATCGCCCATCTGCATCAGGCCGTCGTCGACGGCGAGGAGCACGTGCCGAGGCTGGACTTCGTGACGACGCTCGCCGGATACGTCCACACCGCCCTCACCGGCCGTCGCGTGCTCGGTGTCGGCGACGCATCCGGCATGTTCCCGATCGATTCGGCGACCGGCGACTACGACGAGCGGATGCTGCAGGCCTACGACGCGCTCGCGGCCGACCGCCTGCCGGCGAGCGCCGGAGACCTTCTCCCGCACGTCCTCCCCGCCGGGGCCGATGCCGGAACGCTCACCGCCGACGGCGCCGCCCTGCTCGACCCGACCGGCGGGCTGCGCCCCGGCATCCCGCTGTGCCCGCCCGAGGGGGACGCGGGCACCGGGATGGTCGCGACGAACTCGGTGTCGCCCCGCACGGGCAACGTCTCGGCGGGCACGAGCATCTTCGCGATGGTCGTCCTCGAGGGTCCGCTGGCGCAGGTGCACCACGAGCTCGACCTGGTCACGACGCCGGCCGGCGACGCGGTCGCGATGGTGCACTGCAACAACGGCGCGAGCGAGCTGGCCGCGTGGGCCGGTCTCTTCACGCGCTTCTCCGCCGCGGCCGGGCAGCCGCTCGATGCCGATGCGGTGTTCGACGCGCTCTTCCGTGAGGCGCTCGAGGGCGAGGCGGATGCCGGTGGCCTGCTCGCCTACAACCATCTCGCGGGCGAGCCGATCGCCGGCCTCACCGAGGGGCGTCCGCTCTTCGTGCGCACCCCCGACAGCGCCTTCACGCTCGCGAACTTCATGCGTGCGCAGCTGTACGGCGTCTTCGGCACGCTCGCGCTCGGGATGCAGGTGCTCACCGCCGAGGGTGTGCGGCTCGACCGCATGTTCGCGCACGGCGGGATGTTCCGGACCGCGGGGGTCGCGCAGCGATTCCTCGCCGGTGCGCTGGACGCCCCGGTCTCGGTGGGCGAGCTGGCGGCGGAGGGCGGGGCCTGGGGCATCGCGGTGCTCGCCTCGTACCTCGCTCATGCCGATACGCGCACTCTGGGGGAGTACCTCGACGGCGAGGTCTTCGCCGCGGCATCCCTCGCGGTCGCCGAGCCGGATCCTGCCGACGTCGCCGGCTTCACCGCCTACCTCGACCGCTACCGCGCAGGGCTCGCCATCGAAGCCGCCGCCACCACCGCTCTCTGA
- a CDS encoding beta-galactosidase, with the protein MHYGADYNPEQWPREVWPEDVRLMREAGVTLVSLGIFAWSRIQPAEGEFDWDWLDEIIGLLHEGGIEVDLATATASPPPWASAAYPEMLPQDADGSTFWPGSRQAFAPSSPIYRRLAAELVTALAERYAQHPGVTLWHVNNEYGCHLHYDYSDAARDHFRTWLRRKYETVDALNHAWGTDFWSQRYTAFDEIVPPRKAPYSINPTSVLDFKRFTSDTLLELYVMERDIIRAAGATQPITTNFMGAFPPADYWKWAAEVDVICDDNYPDPNDPESFRGAAFARELMRGLKPGVPWLLTEQSTNALNWRPTNAPKAPGQMAAISAQAVGRGADAIMFFQWRQSRRGSEKFHSAMLPQAGLETRTWREVTALGAQLAQLPDLPDVTSGAKIALVFDWENWWAIDGRDHPIVLDYLTLSHRWHAALHRQNLSVDIVNTTSDLSAYSLVVAPQQYLLGDEGAANLSRYVEQGGHLFVSAFSDVVDQDDAFRDGGFLVSLRAVLGVALEDFGALVPPASVRGADSAGEVASHASVGGPGQSEAPLESPAGRIVGQYFAEELLVQDAEVLGRFTEGRTAGRAALTRHTFGAGLGYYLATIPDDDGMAAVLGWLAAEAGVSPEIEGLPEHVEVARRGSILTVINHSAQPYAVDIEGVDLLDGSTEPRRELDAFGWAFIDTGAGSSARGGR; encoded by the coding sequence ATGCATTACGGCGCCGACTACAACCCCGAGCAGTGGCCACGAGAGGTGTGGCCCGAAGACGTGCGGCTCATGCGCGAAGCGGGCGTGACACTCGTGAGTCTCGGGATCTTCGCCTGGTCGCGCATCCAGCCGGCCGAGGGAGAATTCGACTGGGACTGGCTCGACGAGATCATCGGGCTGCTGCACGAGGGCGGCATCGAGGTCGATCTCGCCACCGCCACCGCATCGCCTCCCCCCTGGGCCTCGGCCGCGTACCCCGAGATGCTGCCGCAGGATGCCGACGGCTCCACCTTCTGGCCGGGCAGCCGGCAGGCCTTCGCCCCGTCGTCGCCGATCTACCGCCGCCTCGCCGCCGAGCTCGTCACTGCCCTCGCGGAGCGCTACGCGCAGCATCCGGGCGTCACGCTCTGGCATGTCAACAACGAGTACGGATGCCACCTGCACTACGACTACTCCGACGCGGCACGAGACCACTTCCGCACCTGGCTGCGCCGCAAGTACGAGACCGTCGACGCGCTGAACCACGCCTGGGGAACCGACTTCTGGTCGCAGCGCTACACGGCGTTCGACGAGATCGTGCCGCCACGCAAAGCGCCGTACAGCATCAACCCGACCAGCGTGCTCGACTTCAAGCGCTTCACCTCCGACACCCTTCTCGAGCTGTACGTGATGGAGCGCGACATCATCCGCGCAGCCGGCGCCACCCAGCCGATCACCACCAACTTCATGGGTGCGTTCCCCCCGGCCGACTACTGGAAGTGGGCGGCGGAGGTCGACGTGATCTGCGACGACAACTACCCCGACCCCAACGACCCCGAATCGTTCCGCGGCGCGGCGTTCGCCCGTGAGCTCATGCGCGGACTGAAGCCCGGGGTGCCATGGCTGCTCACCGAGCAGTCCACCAACGCCCTGAACTGGCGTCCGACGAACGCGCCGAAGGCGCCGGGGCAGATGGCCGCGATCAGCGCCCAGGCCGTGGGCCGCGGTGCCGATGCCATCATGTTCTTCCAGTGGCGACAGTCCCGCCGCGGCAGCGAGAAGTTCCACTCCGCGATGCTGCCCCAGGCGGGTCTCGAGACCCGCACCTGGCGCGAGGTCACGGCTCTCGGCGCCCAGCTCGCGCAACTCCCCGATCTGCCCGATGTGACCTCGGGAGCGAAGATCGCCCTCGTCTTCGACTGGGAGAACTGGTGGGCGATCGACGGGCGGGACCACCCGATCGTGCTCGACTACCTCACCCTCTCCCACCGGTGGCACGCGGCGCTGCACCGCCAGAACCTCTCGGTCGACATCGTGAACACGACATCCGACCTGAGCGCCTACTCGCTCGTCGTCGCCCCGCAGCAGTACCTGCTCGGCGATGAGGGTGCGGCGAACCTGTCACGCTACGTGGAACAGGGCGGCCACCTGTTCGTCTCGGCGTTCAGCGACGTCGTCGACCAGGACGACGCGTTCCGCGACGGCGGGTTCCTCGTCAGCCTGCGCGCTGTGCTCGGCGTCGCCCTCGAGGACTTCGGGGCGCTCGTACCGCCCGCGTCGGTGCGCGGCGCGGACTCGGCAGGAGAGGTCGCCAGCCACGCATCCGTCGGCGGCCCCGGACAGTCCGAGGCGCCGCTCGAGAGTCCCGCCGGACGCATCGTCGGGCAGTACTTCGCCGAGGAGCTGCTGGTACAGGATGCCGAGGTGCTCGGCCGCTTCACCGAGGGCCGCACGGCCGGACGCGCCGCGCTCACGCGCCACACGTTCGGAGCGGGCCTCGGGTACTACCTCGCGACCATCCCCGACGACGACGGCATGGCCGCCGTCCTCGGCTGGCTCGCCGCAGAGGCCGGGGTCTCCCCTGAGATCGAGGGGCTGCCGGAGCATGTGGAGGTCGCCCGCCGCGGCAGCATCCTCACCGTCATCAACCACAGCGCCCAGCCGTACGCCGTGGACATCGAGGGGGTCGACCTGCTCGACGGATCGACCGAACCGCGCCGTGAGCTCGACGCCTTCGGGTGGGCGTTCATCGACACGGGCGCCGGCAGCAGCGCCCGGGGAGGCCGCTGA